The genomic interval ATACTGATGGGCATCCCGGCAATACTAATCCGCTGATTAAAAGCCATTTAAACTATCCTGACACGTTCCATAATGGCCGCGTCCCGTTCTGCTGCCCTGGCTGCTACCTCGAACCGGTTGGCATAATAGCCTACCCTGACGCATTCCCAGAAGTATTTCCAGAGAAAAGGCACCAGCCCCAGTTCGCGGTATTGCATTACGTGACATATTTCATGCCGGACCCACCACGGGTGGCGTAAAAAATTCTCCCTGCTGGTGCCATGCAGGTGGATTGTCCTTCCTATGACCATGGCTATTTGATTTCCACCCATATAACGTGCCGCCAGACGGGCCAGAAAGGATCTTTCTTTTATGTAA from Chitinophaga filiformis carries:
- a CDS encoding DUF4157 domain-containing protein, with amino-acid sequence MEPVTCYIKERSFLARLAARYMGGNQIAMVIGRTIHLHGTSRENFLRHPWWVRHEICHVMQYRELGLVPFLWKYFWECVRVGYYANRFEVAARAAERDAAIMERVRIV